Proteins encoded by one window of Puntigrus tetrazona isolate hp1 chromosome 25, ASM1883169v1, whole genome shotgun sequence:
- the unc45a gene encoding protein unc-45 homolog A — translation MSQDSSVLREEGNNYFKAGDVQQALSCYTKALKISDCQSESAVLYRNRSACYLKLEDHAKAEADATKALDVDQGDVKARFRRAQALQKLGRLDQAFMDAQKCAQLEPKNKAFQDLLRQLGAQIQQKAAQLSSTDSRVQQMFKLLLDSSAPISDRQKAAQNLVVLSREDAGAEQIFRNDGVRLLQNLLDSRQEDLILSALRTLVGLCTGHQSRTVAIVNEVGMDRLCGVMGSAASTVSLSACHLIQVMFEALTEGMKKEIRGKDEAILPEPSCELRSMLRHLIDMLPASIVSGAGRDSAINLLVKQVPRKSLKNPDNSLTLWVIDQGLKKILEVAGTVPEVEGGLPLTDNTPMSCSVLLNKLYDDLKSDKERENFNRLCEEYVQYHFGSSDMESKLRAIQTVSVLLQGPSDVGNRTLELSGVMDAVIALCASENITQQQVAVEALIHAAGKAKRASFITANGVALLKDLYKKSENDRIRVRALVGLCKLGSAGGTDFSMKQFAEGSTLKLAKQCRKWLCNEALPPTSRRWAIEGLAYLTLDADVKEDLVEDKKALQAMFELAKSEDKTVLYAVGSTLVNCTNSYDVEKPDPQMVELAKYAKQHVPEEHPKDAQSFVGKRVVKLLEAGVVSALVCMVKQESPALTEACRECIARVILALVERQEDRGLVVAQGGGKALLPLVSESTDRGKIKAAQALAKITITSNPEIAFPGERVYEVVRPLVSLLALDCTMLQNFEALMALTNLAGISERLRQKIIKEKAVPKIEGYMFEEHDMVRAAATECMCNMALSTEVQKSYLAPGSDRLKLLVLYSGEDDERLRKAASGTLAVLTGELPELCTRIPDTTSHWLEIFQALLLSEGQDLRHRGVVIVMNLMQANKSLAEKLMESEALEILSVLAKGDDPKQASVQKAAQRCLDLAIEYGIIRSNEGGVNGNTM, via the exons ATGTCCCAAGACTCCTCTGTGCTGAGGGAGGAAGGAAACAACTACTTTAAAGCCGGTGATGTGCAACAAGCTCTCAGCTGCTACACCAAAGCCCTAAAGATCAGCGACTGTCAATCCGAGAGTGCAGTTCTGTACCGCAACCGATCAGCATGCTATCTTAAACTTGAAGACCACGCCAAAGCAGAGGCAGATGCCACCAAAG CTTTGGACGTGGATCAAGGTGACGTCAAAGCCCGATTCCGTCGAGCGCAGGCTCTGCAGAAGCTCGGACGGTTAGATCAGGCGTTTATGGACGCTCAGAAATGCGCACAGCTGGAACCCAAGAATAAAGCTTTCCAGGACCTGCTTAGGCAGCTAGGAGCACAGATCCAGCAGAAG GCAGCACAGCTCTCCTCCACGGACTCACGAGTTCAGCAGATGTTCAAACTCCTGCTGGATAGCTCAGCGCCGAtttcagacagacagaag GCCGCTCAGAATCTGGTGGTGCTTTCTCGGGAGGACGCAGGCGCCGAACAGATCTTCAGAAACGATGGAGTCAGGCTTCTCCAGAACCTCCTCGACTCTCGGCAGGAGGATCTGATCCTTTCTGCTCTCAGAACTCTGGTTGGCCTGTGCACCGGACACCAGTCAAGG acCGTGGCCATTGTGAACGAGGTGGGCATGGACAGGTTGTGCGGCGTCATGGGTTCTGCTGCTTCCACCGTGTCTCTTTCAGCGTGCCATCTGATCCAGGTGATGTTCGAGGCTCTTACAGAGGGCATGAAGAAAGAGATCAGAGGAAAGGATGAAGCCATACTGCCAG AACCCTCCTGTGAGTTGCGTTCTATGTTGCGTCATCTAATTGACATGCTTCCTGCATCCATCGTGTCTGGAGCCGGACGTGACAGCGCCATCAACCTGCTGGTCAAACAGGTGCCGCGGAAATCGCTGAAAAACCCAGACAACTCTCTCACCCTGTGGGTCATCGACCAGG GGCTGAAGAAGATTCTAGAAGTAGCAGGTACTGTACCCGAGGTCGAAGGTGGGCTGCCGCTCACGGACAACACTCCTATGAGTTGCTCCGTTCTGCTCAACAAGCTTTACGATGACCTGAAGAGTGATAAAGAGAGGGAAAACTTCAACAGGCTCTGCGAAGAATATGTCCA GTATCACTTTGGCAGCTCAGATATGGAGAGTAAACTACGAGCGATACAGACGGTCTCTGTGCTGCTGCAGGGTCCCAGTGACGTGGGAAATCGCACCCTGGAGCTGAGCGGTGTCATGGATGCCGTCATCGCCCTTTGTGCGTCTGAAAACATCACTCAGCAGCAGGTGGCAGTGGAGGCGCTCATTCACGCCGCCGGAAAAGCCAAGAGGGCATCCTTCATCACGGCCAATGGCGTGGCTCTGCTGAAAGACCTGTACAAGAAGAGCGAAAATGACCGGATACGTGTGCGAGCGTTGGTG GGGTTATGCAAGCTTGGCTCCGCTGGAGGCACAGATTTTAGCATGAAACAGTTTGCAGAGGGTTCAACACTTAAACTCGCCAAGCAGTGCAGGAA GTGGCTCTGCAACGAAGCTCTTCCCCCAACATCCCGGCGATGGGCCATCGAGGGTCTGGCTTACCTCACGCTGGACGCCGATGTGAAAGAGGACCTGGTGGAGGACAAGAAAGCCCTTCAGGCCATGTTTGAGCTGGCTAAG TCTGAAGACAAAACAGTGTTATATGCAGTAGGATCGACGCTGGTTAACTGCACCAACAGCTATGATGTTGAGAAGCCAGACCCTCAGATGGTGGAACTGGCTAAATATGCTAAACAGCACGTACCCGAGGAGCACCCAAAG GATGCCCAGTCGTTCGTAGGGAAGAGAGTGGTGAAGCTCTTGGAGGCCGGGGTGGTGTCAGCGTTGGTTTGTATGGTGAAACAGGAAAGTCCTGCCCTCACAGAAGCCTGCAGAGAGTGTATCGCCAG GGTAATTTTGGCTCTGGTGGAGAGACAGGAGGACAGAGGGTTAGTTGTGGCACAGGGAGGAGGAAAA GCCTTACTACCGCTAGTTTCAGAGAGCACAGATCGGGGTAAGATCAAAGCAGCGCAGGCTTTGGCCAAAATCACCATCACATCCAACCCTGAGATTGCATTTCCTGGCGAGAGG GTCTATGAGGTGGTGAGACCCCTGGTCAGTCTTTTGGCACTTGATTGCACGATGCTGCAGAACTTTGAGGCTCTGATGGCCCTTACCAACCTGGCTGGCATCAGTGAGAGACTCAG GCAGAAGATCATCAAAGAGAAAGCTGTGCCTAAAATAGAGGGCTACATGTTTGAGGAGCACGACATGGTCCGAGCTGCTGCCACGGAGTGTATGTGCAACATGGCCTTAAGCACTGAG GTGCAGAAAAGTTACTTGGCTCCAGGAAGTGACCGTCTCAAGCTGCTGGTGCTCTACAGCGGTGAAGATGATGAGCGGCTGAGGAAGGCAGCGTCAGGCACACTGGCCGTGCTGACCGGAGAGCTGCCCGAGCTGTGTACACGTATTCCCGACACG ACGAGCCACTGGCTGGAGATCTTCCAGGCTCTGCTGCTCAGCGAAGGTCAGGATCTGCGGCATCGCGGGGTGGTCATCGTAATGAACCTCATGCAGGCCAACAAAAGTCTGGCAGAGAAACTGATGGAGAGCGAGGCTCTGGAGATCCTCTCGGTCCTGGCTAAAGGAGACGATCCCAAACAGGCCTCTGTTCAGAAAGCCGCCCAGCGCTGTTTGGATCTGGCTATTGAGTACGGGATCATTCGGAGCAACGAGGGCGGAGTCAATGGTAATACCATGTGA